A window from Gammaproteobacteria bacterium encodes these proteins:
- a CDS encoding YdeI/OmpD-associated family protein: MATRDPRIDDYIGRSAPFAQPILRHLRDCVHSACPDVRETIKWSAPFFEYHGPLCHMAAFKQHCAFGFWKAKLVFEDQDSPPAGIEPAMGQLGRITELSDLPDEAVLRAWLHKAMRINEAGTPSPNRSKAREPRALPELPDDLAEALRNKPAAQACYEGFSPSNKREYLEWIIEAKRPETRAKRLETAVQWMAEGKTRNWKYVKC; encoded by the coding sequence ATGGCAACCCGCGACCCGCGAATCGACGACTACATCGGCCGCTCGGCGCCATTCGCGCAGCCGATCCTGCGGCATTTGCGCGACTGCGTGCACAGCGCCTGCCCGGACGTTCGGGAAACCATCAAATGGTCGGCGCCGTTCTTCGAGTACCACGGTCCGCTGTGCCATATGGCGGCCTTCAAGCAGCATTGCGCCTTCGGATTCTGGAAGGCCAAGCTGGTGTTTGAAGATCAGGATTCCCCGCCAGCGGGAATCGAGCCGGCGATGGGGCAACTCGGCCGCATCACCGAGCTGTCGGACCTGCCGGACGAAGCGGTGCTGCGGGCCTGGCTGCACAAGGCGATGCGGATCAACGAAGCCGGAACGCCGTCGCCCAATCGATCCAAGGCTCGCGAGCCGCGAGCGCTTCCGGAACTGCCCGACGATCTGGCCGAGGCGCTGCGAAACAAGCCGGCGGCGCAGGCCTGCTATGAGGGCTTCAGCCCCAGCAACAAGCGCGAGTATCTGGAGTGGATCATCGAAGCCAAGCGTCCTGAAACGCGGGCGAAACGCCTGGAGACCGCCGTTCAGTGGATGGCCGAAGGCAAGACGCGCAACTGGAAGTACGTGAAGTGCTGA
- a CDS encoding RNA-binding S4 domain-containing protein gives MQVIPFDLEGEFVELNQLLKLVGLCDSGGAGKAMVASGVVSVDGQIESRKTCKIRAGQKVHIGDACIEVRAAG, from the coding sequence ATGCAAGTCATCCCGTTCGATCTGGAAGGCGAGTTCGTCGAACTCAATCAACTGCTGAAACTGGTGGGCCTGTGTGACAGCGGCGGCGCCGGCAAGGCGATGGTCGCGAGCGGCGTGGTGTCGGTGGACGGTCAGATCGAATCGCGCAAGACCTGCAAGATCCGCGCGGGGCAGAAGGTCCACATCGGCGACGCCTGCATCGAAGTGCGCGCCGCCGGCTGA
- a CDS encoding NYN domain-containing protein has product MASLPRLAIFVDVQNVYYTCRHTYSRHFDYNRFWAQATAGRELVSATAYATDRGDAKQRQFQNILRGIGFEVKLKPFIQRADGSAKGDWDVGITLDVIETAPEVDVVILLSGDGDFDQLAQRAIEKHGVRFEVYGVRELTAASLVHAASQFNPITQDLLL; this is encoded by the coding sequence ATGGCGTCGCTTCCGAGACTGGCGATCTTCGTCGACGTACAGAACGTCTACTACACCTGCCGCCACACCTATTCCCGGCATTTCGACTACAACCGTTTCTGGGCGCAGGCCACGGCGGGACGCGAACTGGTCAGTGCCACCGCCTACGCCACCGATCGCGGTGACGCCAAGCAACGTCAGTTTCAGAACATCCTGCGCGGCATCGGCTTCGAGGTGAAGCTCAAGCCCTTCATCCAGCGCGCGGACGGTTCCGCCAAGGGCGATTGGGACGTGGGCATCACGCTGGACGTGATCGAAACCGCGCCCGAAGTCGATGTGGTGATCCTGCTCTCTGGAGACGGCGACTTCGATCAGCTTGCGCAGCGTGCTATCGAAAAGCACGGCGTACGCTTCGAGGTCTACGGCGTGCGCGAACTGACCGCCGCCTCCCTGGTCCATGCCGCCTCGCAATTCAATCCGATCACGCAGGACCTGCTGCTGTAG
- the ggt gene encoding gamma-glutamyltransferase encodes MALCSACSVFRFGDSRVRSLWPQCLFVLLFPLVACAAAEVQSGPGRAAVASAHHLATEAGLKIMADGGNAFDAAVAVAATLAVVEPQSSGIGGGFFMLIHRASDGHEVMIDARETAPAAVNEAMYVDEDGQPNRDASINGPTSSGIPGEPAGLAWVAEHYGKLPLKTSLAPAIAHARDGYRPDARFLRELERRSEVIARYPASAAILLPGGKVPQAGWTFKQAELAGTLERIAADGADSFYKGAIAQQLVKAVRAAGGNWVAEDLANYQVKEREPVVVNYGDWRVVSAPPPSSGGVAIGEMFNILSGYDLDTVDAAQRYHYIIEAMRRAFRDRNEYLGDPDFVEMPLRQLLSPDYAAGLRASIRADKATPSDMLPSVLRRDPGMHTTHFSIIDAEGNMVACTSTVNLAFGSGFIAEGTGVLLNNEMDDFALVAGAPNAYGLIGSDANAVAPGKRMLSSMSPSFVMGPERVAVLGSPGGSTIITQVFEGMLAFIDGKSAAEITAQPRYHEQHMPDLVFMEPGAFGDAATEKALEARGHTLQPRGPWGFMNVVTWDLKSGELEAASDPRGDSGLGKVE; translated from the coding sequence ATGGCCTTATGCTCGGCTTGTTCCGTATTCAGATTTGGAGATTCACGCGTGAGATCGCTCTGGCCGCAGTGTCTGTTTGTTCTCCTGTTTCCGCTTGTGGCCTGCGCCGCCGCCGAGGTGCAGAGCGGCCCCGGCCGCGCGGCCGTGGCCAGCGCCCACCATCTTGCGACCGAAGCCGGCCTCAAGATCATGGCCGACGGCGGCAATGCCTTCGACGCGGCGGTGGCAGTGGCCGCCACGCTGGCCGTCGTGGAGCCGCAAAGCTCCGGCATCGGCGGCGGCTTCTTCATGTTGATTCACCGCGCCTCGGATGGTCACGAGGTGATGATCGACGCGCGCGAAACCGCGCCCGCGGCGGTCAATGAGGCGATGTATGTGGACGAGGACGGCCAACCGAATCGCGATGCCTCGATCAACGGACCGACCTCGTCCGGCATACCGGGCGAACCGGCCGGCCTCGCCTGGGTGGCCGAGCACTACGGCAAGCTGCCGCTGAAGACCTCGCTGGCGCCGGCCATCGCGCATGCGCGCGACGGTTATCGGCCGGACGCGCGCTTTCTGCGCGAACTCGAGCGGCGCAGCGAAGTGATCGCCCGTTATCCGGCGTCCGCCGCCATTCTGTTGCCGGGCGGCAAGGTTCCGCAGGCTGGCTGGACCTTCAAGCAAGCCGAGCTGGCAGGCACGCTGGAGCGTATTGCCGCCGATGGTGCCGATTCGTTCTACAAAGGTGCCATCGCACAGCAACTGGTCAAAGCGGTACGTGCCGCCGGCGGTAACTGGGTCGCCGAGGATCTTGCGAACTATCAGGTTAAGGAACGCGAACCGGTTGTCGTCAACTACGGCGACTGGCGCGTGGTCTCGGCGCCGCCGCCCTCGTCCGGCGGTGTGGCGATCGGCGAGATGTTCAATATTCTCAGCGGCTACGATCTGGACACCGTCGACGCGGCGCAGCGCTATCACTACATCATCGAAGCGATGCGCCGCGCTTTTCGTGATCGCAACGAATACCTCGGCGATCCGGATTTCGTGGAGATGCCGCTGCGGCAATTGCTGTCGCCGGACTATGCGGCCGGTCTGCGCGCCTCGATCCGCGCCGACAAGGCCACGCCCTCGGACATGCTGCCGTCCGTGCTGAGGCGCGATCCCGGCATGCACACCACGCATTTCTCGATCATTGATGCGGAAGGCAACATGGTGGCCTGTACTTCCACCGTGAACCTCGCGTTTGGATCGGGTTTCATCGCCGAAGGCACCGGCGTGCTGCTCAACAATGAAATGGACGATTTCGCGCTGGTGGCCGGCGCACCGAATGCCTACGGCTTGATCGGCAGTGATGCCAACGCCGTCGCGCCGGGCAAACGCATGCTGTCCTCGATGAGCCCGAGCTTCGTCATGGGGCCGGAACGCGTCGCGGTGCTCGGCTCACCCGGCGGTTCGACCATCATCACCCAGGTGTTCGAAGGCATGCTGGCCTTCATCGACGGCAAGAGCGCCGCCGAGATCACCGCGCAGCCGCGTTACCACGAACAGCACATGCCGGACCTGGTGTTCATGGAGCCGGGGGCCTTCGGCGACGCAGCCACCGAAAAGGCCTTGGAAGCGCGCGGGCATACGCTGCAGCCGCGTGGTCCCTGGGGCTTCATGAACGTGGTGACCTGGGATTTGAAGTCCGGTGAGCTTGAGGCAGCGAGCGATCCGCGGGGTGACTCGGGGCTGGGGAAGGTCGAATAA